The proteins below come from a single Leptotrichia sp. oral taxon 223 genomic window:
- a CDS encoding OPT/YSL family transporter, translated as MAKKRSAKANKRNNSKSNGLNMTFESILIGIIGAILVSASSFYIVLKFGALPWPTIMVTLLSMMALKFFKKTNNKEITITHTIMSAGSMVAGGVAFTVPAYIILGGKLTDINQQLLFITILIGSIAGSFLSYIFRSKLIEEEELEFPIGEAAYNLVDSGKNIDSIRYVAFGTLFSSIVALFRDFSFTKGKPPIIPALVSLKNLPFSFYVSPLLVGIGYVLGFVNTFVWFLGGAAVIFVGEPLAKMFKIADFPTMKNSFGMGFMIGIGIAVILKIIFSNKSKNNSENRSIITKLFILSAVSIIIIIFIYKLPIFLALVLVLISILCTIIAGYSTGKTGVNPMEIYAIITILIISFLNKMLNGLNIGGIKFSINLNTLTLFLLACIIAVACGLSGDILNDFKSGYKMKVNPSEQLFGELIGSIASSFVITFLFFVFFRVYKTIGPVENTDLIALQASIVATVINGIPFLNIFFIGLVTGLLLSLLNLPVLTFGIGIYVPFYLTSTVFLGGLASFFGNRISQKSHSNLLLISNGLMSGEAIIGVILSIVAYIKLFVK; from the coding sequence ATGGCAAAAAAGAGATCAGCAAAAGCAAATAAAAGAAATAATAGTAAAAGCAACGGATTAAATATGACATTTGAATCAATTTTAATTGGAATTATCGGAGCGATACTTGTATCTGCCAGCTCCTTTTATATCGTGCTTAAATTTGGGGCATTGCCATGGCCAACGATAATGGTTACGCTTTTATCTATGATGGCACTAAAATTTTTTAAAAAGACGAATAATAAGGAAATTACAATTACACATACCATTATGAGCGCTGGTTCAATGGTGGCGGGAGGAGTTGCCTTTACAGTTCCAGCCTACATTATTTTAGGCGGAAAATTAACAGACATAAATCAGCAGCTGCTTTTCATCACAATTTTGATTGGAAGCATTGCAGGTTCATTTTTGTCCTACATTTTTCGTTCAAAGTTAATTGAAGAAGAAGAATTGGAATTTCCAATTGGAGAAGCGGCATACAATCTTGTGGATTCTGGGAAAAATATTGACAGTATTCGTTATGTGGCCTTCGGAACATTATTCAGTTCTATTGTCGCCCTTTTCCGTGATTTCAGCTTTACAAAGGGAAAACCGCCCATTATTCCAGCATTAGTTTCACTAAAAAATCTGCCTTTCAGCTTTTATGTATCGCCTCTTTTAGTCGGAATCGGATATGTGCTTGGATTTGTAAATACATTTGTCTGGTTTTTAGGCGGCGCTGCTGTAATTTTTGTTGGGGAACCACTTGCAAAAATGTTTAAAATTGCTGATTTTCCCACTATGAAAAATAGTTTTGGAATGGGATTTATGATTGGAATTGGAATTGCTGTAATTTTAAAAATTATTTTTTCAAATAAATCAAAGAATAATTCAGAAAACAGAAGTATCATTACCAAATTATTTATTTTATCAGCCGTTTCAATAATTATAATAATTTTTATTTATAAACTTCCTATATTTCTTGCGTTAGTTTTAGTCCTAATATCGATTTTATGTACAATAATTGCAGGTTATTCGACTGGAAAGACTGGAGTTAATCCAATGGAAATTTATGCCATAATTACAATCCTAATAATTTCATTTTTAAATAAAATGTTAAACGGATTAAATATTGGCGGAATAAAATTTTCTATAAACTTAAATACCCTGACTCTCTTTTTACTGGCTTGCATTATAGCAGTCGCATGCGGACTTTCTGGCGATATTCTAAATGACTTTAAATCAGGCTACAAAATGAAAGTAAATCCATCAGAGCAGCTTTTTGGCGAATTAATCGGCTCAATCGCAAGTTCTTTTGTAATAACATTCTTATTTTTTGTATTTTTCAGAGTCTATAAAACTATCGGTCCAGTAGAAAATACCGATTTAATAGCATTACAAGCTTCAATTGTTGCAACGGTAATAAATGGAATTCCGTTTTTGAATATTTTCTTTATTGGACTTGTAACGGGACTGCTTTTAAGCCTGTTAAATTTACCAGTTTTAACTTTTGGAATCGGAATCTATGTACCGTTTTATTTAACTTCAACTGTATTTTTAGGCGGACTTGCAAGTTTTTTTGGAAACAGAATTTCACAAAAATCTCACTCAAACCTGCTTTTAATTTCTAATGGATTAATGAGCGGAGAAGCGATTATAGGCGTTATTTTATCAATTGTTGCTTATATTAAGCTGTTTGTAAAATAA
- the dusA gene encoding tRNA dihydrouridine(20/20a) synthase DusA yields MKGNVVGNKISIAPMVDRTDRNFRNFVRMINKDVLLYTEMITAQAILNGDLEYILGFDEVEEHPIVLQIAATNPKEAYEAIKIAEKYNYDEINLNVGCPSNRVSGNMMGAYLMAFPKEVANIVKAMKDATGKPVSIKHRIGIDGKNILPDTFERTLLDKYEDMMNFINITKNTGVNKYIIHARIAILAGLDPKQNRSVPPLRYDEVYRVKNENPDLHIEINGGIKSVKEIDEHLKYVDSAMLGREIYDNPMILTEFGKYYGKEINITRKEIIEKMIHYVENMEKQNLRPHLFLMHTHGLFHNVRGSKIWKRVINEPRADSETLRELLKEMKK; encoded by the coding sequence ATGAAAGGAAATGTCGTGGGAAATAAGATAAGCATAGCTCCGATGGTAGACAGAACAGACAGGAATTTTAGAAATTTTGTGAGAATGATAAATAAAGATGTTTTGCTGTATACGGAAATGATAACAGCACAGGCTATTTTAAATGGAGATCTGGAGTATATTTTAGGATTTGATGAAGTGGAAGAACATCCAATAGTGCTGCAAATTGCGGCAACTAATCCGAAAGAAGCATATGAGGCGATAAAAATTGCTGAAAAATATAATTATGATGAAATCAATCTAAATGTTGGCTGTCCGTCTAACAGAGTTTCAGGAAATATGATGGGTGCTTATCTTATGGCATTTCCGAAAGAAGTGGCAAATATTGTGAAGGCAATGAAAGATGCAACAGGCAAGCCTGTATCTATAAAACATAGAATTGGGATTGATGGGAAAAATATACTTCCTGATACTTTTGAACGGACATTGCTGGATAAATATGAAGATATGATGAACTTTATTAATATTACTAAAAATACTGGAGTGAACAAATATATAATTCACGCACGGATAGCAATACTGGCAGGACTTGATCCAAAACAGAACAGAAGCGTTCCGCCACTTAGATATGATGAAGTTTACCGTGTAAAAAATGAAAATCCAGATTTACACATAGAAATTAATGGTGGAATTAAAAGTGTCAAAGAAATTGACGAGCATTTGAAATACGTGGATTCTGCAATGTTAGGACGTGAAATTTACGACAATCCTATGATTTTAACTGAATTTGGTAAATATTATGGAAAAGAAATAAATATCACCCGTAAGGAAATTATAGAAAAAATGATTCATTACGTCGAAAATATGGAAAAACAAAATCTTCGTCCACATCTATTCCTAATGCACACACACGGATTATTTCACAACGTACGTGGCAGCAAGATTTGGAAAAGGGTGATTAATGAACCAAGGGCAGATTCTGAGACATTGAGGGAATTATTAAAAGAAATGAAAAAATAA
- a CDS encoding M48 family metallopeptidase, with amino-acid sequence MKKNLKILFFVTALGMVASCTVAPLTGRRQLKLVSDKSVAESSVSAYRQLIQQANAKGLLANNTADGQRLRRIGGRISSAVEQYLNENGMSKKVSDLQWEFNLIRTNEINAFAMPGGKIAFYTGILPILNTDAGIAFVMGHEIGHVIGGHHAEASSNKALAGIAATVTDAVTGGNAVSSLVSSGLSITLLKFNRTQEYEADKYGMIFMAMAGYNPSEAITALERMDSIGAGKRAEILSTHPSGKHRIEAARKFLPEAMKYYKAR; translated from the coding sequence ATGAAAAAGAACTTAAAAATATTGTTTTTTGTGACAGCTTTAGGAATGGTTGCCAGCTGTACAGTAGCACCGCTTACAGGGAGAAGACAGCTTAAACTTGTGAGTGATAAAAGTGTGGCAGAAAGTTCAGTTTCTGCTTATAGACAGCTTATCCAGCAGGCAAATGCAAAGGGGCTGCTTGCAAATAACACGGCGGATGGACAGAGATTGAGAAGAATTGGAGGAAGAATTTCGTCAGCGGTGGAGCAATATCTGAATGAAAATGGAATGTCAAAAAAAGTTTCAGATTTACAATGGGAATTTAATTTGATAAGAACTAACGAGATAAATGCGTTTGCTATGCCAGGTGGTAAAATTGCCTTTTATACTGGAATATTGCCGATTCTAAATACTGATGCGGGAATTGCGTTTGTAATGGGACATGAAATTGGACATGTTATCGGGGGACACCATGCGGAAGCCTCAAGCAACAAGGCTCTTGCTGGAATTGCTGCTACTGTAACAGATGCCGTAACAGGTGGAAATGCTGTATCTTCCCTTGTTTCAAGCGGACTTTCCATTACTCTTTTGAAATTTAACAGAACTCAGGAATATGAGGCGGACAAATACGGAATGATATTCATGGCAATGGCTGGATATAATCCGTCTGAAGCAATTACAGCTCTTGAAAGAATGGATTCGATAGGCGCAGGAAAGAGAGCGGAAATTTTGTCGACACATCCGTCTGGAAAGCACAGAATTGAAGCGGCCAGAAAATTCTTGCCTGAAGCAATGAAATATTATAAGGCAAGATAA